One Agrobacterium vaccinii DNA window includes the following coding sequences:
- the grpE gene encoding nucleotide exchange factor GrpE, whose protein sequence is MTDDNNKTGPDADVVDEAADTAAVEDAGQEQAEPDPIDVLKAENADLRDKFLRLAAEMDNLRRRTERDVKDAKAYSVAGFARDMLAVSDNLRRALDTIPEELKTNSEAGIAGLIEGVDMTERSMLSALERHGVRKMDAEGQKFDPNFHQAMFEIPNTAVPNNTVVQVVQAGFTIGDRVLRPAMVGVAKGGPKGDAPTAAEPGTSGLNEKDA, encoded by the coding sequence ATGACCGATGACAACAACAAGACCGGACCTGACGCAGACGTCGTAGACGAGGCTGCCGACACTGCTGCTGTTGAAGACGCAGGGCAAGAGCAGGCAGAGCCAGATCCAATCGACGTCTTGAAGGCCGAAAACGCCGATCTGCGCGATAAATTTCTGCGCCTCGCTGCGGAAATGGACAATCTGCGCCGCCGCACCGAGCGCGACGTGAAGGATGCCAAGGCCTATTCCGTTGCAGGCTTTGCCCGCGACATGCTGGCCGTTTCCGACAATCTGCGCCGTGCCCTCGACACCATCCCCGAGGAGCTGAAGACGAATTCCGAAGCTGGCATTGCCGGGCTGATCGAAGGCGTCGATATGACTGAGCGCTCGATGCTATCGGCGCTGGAGCGTCATGGTGTGCGCAAGATGGATGCGGAAGGACAGAAGTTCGATCCGAATTTCCACCAGGCTATGTTCGAAATTCCCAATACGGCGGTTCCGAACAACACGGTCGTGCAGGTCGTCCAAGCGGGCTTTACCATTGGCGATCGCGTGCTGCGCCCAGCGATGGTCGGCGTTGCCAAGGGCGGCCCCAAGGGTGATGCGCCCACAGCGGCTGAGCCGGGCACGAGCGGCCTGAACGAAAAAGACGCGTAA
- the ptsN gene encoding PTS IIA-like nitrogen regulatory protein PtsN — translation MALADLLQQDAIIPALKVNSKKQLLQELAARASRITGVPEREVFDVILQRERLGSTGVGHGIAIPHGKLASINTIVGVFARLENAVDFEALDDQPVDLVFLLLAPEGAGADHLKALSRIARVLRDPELVAKLRATESDTAIYTFLNQEQATAA, via the coding sequence ATGGCGTTGGCAGATTTGCTGCAACAAGATGCGATTATTCCCGCCCTCAAGGTCAATTCCAAAAAGCAGCTCCTTCAGGAATTGGCGGCAAGAGCGTCCAGGATCACCGGAGTGCCTGAGCGGGAAGTTTTCGACGTCATATTGCAGCGTGAGCGGCTGGGCTCGACCGGCGTGGGCCATGGCATTGCCATCCCGCACGGCAAGCTGGCCAGCATCAACACCATCGTGGGCGTTTTTGCACGCCTGGAAAATGCCGTCGATTTCGAAGCGCTCGACGACCAGCCGGTCGATCTGGTGTTCCTTCTTCTGGCGCCAGAAGGCGCTGGTGCCGACCATTTGAAGGCGCTGTCGCGTATTGCGCGCGTGCTGCGTGACCCTGAATTGGTTGCCAAACTGCGGGCAACGGAATCCGACACGGCGATTTATACCTTCCTCAACCAGGAACAGGCCACAGCGGCCTGA
- the lptC gene encoding LPS export ABC transporter periplasmic protein LptC, whose amino-acid sequence MLERLSQPAPGFPLSDGQASAYALALRHSSRVKKLKIILPLGAALISLTFIAVSLARTWLPDEVSLESATVENGKIVMEKPALAGRNNKGFDYSMNAERALQDIASPNLMTLEKVLAAVPMNDIVAQVVAQEGIFDRATNRLKMTAPFDINLSNGIQAKFQSADVDLKAGTMDSSTPVTITTTQGSIVAESLHIADNGKTITFSGQVRARIAASTIQNAGK is encoded by the coding sequence ATGCTTGAACGACTTAGCCAGCCAGCGCCCGGTTTTCCCCTGTCTGACGGACAGGCAAGCGCCTATGCGCTGGCGTTGCGTCATTCGTCTCGCGTCAAGAAGCTGAAGATCATTCTTCCGCTTGGCGCAGCACTGATATCGCTCACCTTTATTGCTGTCTCGCTGGCGCGGACATGGTTGCCGGATGAGGTTTCGCTGGAAAGCGCGACGGTCGAGAATGGCAAGATCGTCATGGAAAAGCCCGCACTTGCGGGACGCAACAACAAGGGCTTCGATTATTCGATGAACGCCGAACGGGCCTTGCAGGATATTGCCAGCCCCAACCTGATGACGCTGGAAAAAGTGCTTGCAGCGGTGCCGATGAACGACATCGTCGCGCAGGTCGTGGCGCAGGAAGGCATTTTCGACCGCGCCACCAACCGGCTGAAAATGACAGCGCCCTTTGACATCAATCTCAGCAATGGCATACAAGCAAAGTTCCAGTCTGCGGATGTGGACCTGAAAGCCGGAACGATGGACAGCTCGACGCCTGTTACCATCACCACCACTCAAGGTTCAATTGTTGCAGAAAGTTTGCATATAGCAGATAATGGCAAGACGATTACATTCTCGGGGCAGGTACGGGCACGTATAGCTGCATCCACCATTCAGAACGCAGGCAAGTGA
- the hpf gene encoding ribosome hibernation-promoting factor, HPF/YfiA family: MSVRVSGKHMDIGESFRQRIEDNISLAITKYFDGGYSGQVTVEKSGARFDADCKIHLDTGVVLHAAGQANDPQASFDAAAARIEKRLRRYKRKLKDHHNGASANGIMEEFPYTVMDAVPDEDDELPEDFAPTIVAETSKQVKTMTVASAVMALDMTDEPVLLFRSPGKELNIVYRRNDGNIGWIDAATIKN, from the coding sequence ATGAGTGTGCGTGTATCTGGTAAACATATGGATATCGGCGAATCGTTCCGTCAGAGGATCGAGGACAACATTAGCCTGGCGATTACCAAATACTTTGACGGGGGGTATTCCGGTCAAGTGACTGTGGAGAAATCTGGCGCGCGTTTCGATGCCGATTGCAAGATCCACCTCGATACCGGGGTCGTCTTGCATGCAGCGGGACAGGCCAACGATCCACAGGCGAGTTTCGATGCGGCAGCGGCGCGGATAGAAAAGCGCCTTCGCAGATATAAAAGAAAACTGAAGGACCACCACAACGGCGCTTCGGCAAATGGTATCATGGAAGAATTTCCCTATACCGTGATGGATGCCGTGCCGGATGAGGACGACGAGCTGCCGGAAGATTTCGCACCGACCATCGTTGCCGAGACCTCCAAGCAGGTCAAGACGATGACGGTTGCAAGCGCGGTCATGGCGCTGGACATGACAGACGAGCCGGTGTTGCTGTTCCGCAGCCCGGGCAAGGAACTCAATATCGTTTACCGCCGCAACGATGGAAACATCGGCTGGATTGACGCGGCGACGATCAAGAACTGA
- a CDS encoding integration host factor subunit beta, with protein MIKSELVQIVAAHNPHLYHRDVENIVNAVLDEITDALAAGNRVELRGFGAFSVKNRPSRSGRNPRTGESVFVEEKWVPFFKTGKELRERLNPGMSDVEDED; from the coding sequence GTGATTAAGTCTGAACTGGTGCAGATTGTTGCTGCGCACAACCCGCACCTTTACCACCGTGACGTGGAAAATATCGTCAACGCCGTGCTCGATGAGATCACGGATGCGTTGGCGGCGGGCAACCGTGTGGAGTTGCGCGGCTTCGGTGCCTTTTCAGTCAAGAATCGCCCCTCACGTTCGGGACGGAACCCACGCACGGGTGAGTCCGTTTTTGTCGAGGAAAAATGGGTTCCCTTCTTCAAGACCGGCAAGGAGCTGCGCGAGCGTCTCAATCCGGGCATGAGCGACGTCGAAGACGAGGACTAA
- the rph gene encoding ribonuclease PH, which translates to MRPSGRKLDQMRKVSFERNFSKHAEGSCLVKFGDTHVLVTASLEEKTPPWLRNSGKGWVTAEYGMLPRSTHERMRREAASGKQGGRTQEIQRLIGRSLRAVVDLQALGERQISIDCDVIQADGGTRTASITGAWIALHDCLKWMETRNMIKVEKVLKDHIAAISCGIFASQPVIDLDYLEDSSAETDANFVITGSGGIVEIQGTAEGAPFSEEEFLTLLGLAKTGCAELVELQKQTIA; encoded by the coding sequence ATGCGGCCTTCAGGCAGAAAACTCGATCAGATGCGCAAAGTTTCTTTTGAGCGCAACTTCTCCAAGCACGCAGAAGGCTCCTGTCTGGTCAAATTTGGCGATACGCATGTTCTCGTCACCGCCAGCCTTGAAGAAAAGACGCCACCATGGCTGCGCAACAGCGGCAAGGGCTGGGTGACAGCCGAATACGGCATGCTGCCGCGTTCCACACACGAGCGCATGCGTCGCGAAGCCGCGTCCGGCAAGCAGGGTGGCCGCACCCAGGAAATCCAGCGGCTGATCGGTCGGTCGCTGCGCGCCGTGGTCGATCTTCAGGCGCTGGGCGAACGCCAGATCAGCATCGACTGTGATGTCATTCAGGCCGATGGCGGCACCCGCACAGCCTCCATCACCGGCGCCTGGATTGCTCTTCACGACTGCCTGAAGTGGATGGAAACGCGGAACATGATCAAGGTCGAGAAGGTCCTGAAAGACCATATCGCCGCCATTTCCTGCGGTATTTTCGCCAGCCAGCCGGTGATCGATCTCGATTACCTAGAAGATTCTTCGGCTGAAACCGACGCCAACTTCGTCATCACCGGTTCCGGTGGCATCGTTGAAATTCAGGGCACGGCTGAAGGCGCGCCTTTCTCGGAAGAGGAATTCCTGACGCTGCTCGGTCTTGCCAAGACCGGCTGCGCGGAACTCGTTGAGCTGCAAAAGCAGACGATTGCCTGA
- the sppA gene encoding signal peptide peptidase SppA: protein MDQTAIADRRQLRRKLTFWRVAAVLLLVAGCFAIYRFAFAEPTTSVRPHIARVEISGLIQDDTELLERLQKIADSDSAKGLIVSISSPGGTTYGGERIFKAIRAVAEKKPVVSDVRTLAASAGYMIATAGDTIIAGDTSITGSIGVIFQYPQVKPLLDKLGVSLQEIKSSPMKAEPSPFHEPPEESKTMIRNMVMDSYGWFVDLVADRRKLPREDVLKLADGSIFTGRQAVAVKLIDTLGGEKEIRSYFESRKVAKDLPIVEWTAPPKRSPFSLFSLAGIAKMLGYDEFLPFNVPRQLGADKLFLDGLVSVWQVGER, encoded by the coding sequence ATGGATCAGACAGCAATCGCAGATCGCAGACAATTGCGGCGCAAGCTGACATTCTGGCGCGTCGCTGCCGTTCTTCTTCTGGTGGCGGGATGTTTCGCGATCTACCGCTTCGCCTTTGCCGAACCGACGACGAGTGTGCGCCCGCACATTGCACGTGTCGAAATCAGTGGTCTCATTCAAGACGACACCGAGTTGTTGGAGCGCTTGCAAAAGATTGCAGACAGCGACAGCGCCAAGGGCCTGATCGTTTCCATCTCCTCTCCCGGCGGCACCACCTATGGCGGCGAGCGCATTTTCAAGGCGATCCGTGCGGTGGCCGAAAAGAAGCCTGTTGTTTCCGACGTCCGCACATTGGCAGCTTCCGCTGGCTACATGATCGCCACGGCGGGCGACACGATCATTGCCGGTGACACATCGATCACTGGCTCGATCGGCGTTATTTTCCAGTATCCGCAGGTCAAGCCTCTGCTCGACAAACTTGGCGTCTCCTTGCAGGAGATCAAGTCATCGCCGATGAAGGCGGAGCCTTCGCCGTTCCACGAGCCGCCGGAAGAATCGAAGACCATGATCCGCAACATGGTCATGGACAGCTACGGCTGGTTCGTTGACCTTGTCGCAGACCGCCGCAAGCTGCCGCGTGAAGACGTGTTGAAGCTTGCCGATGGCTCCATCTTCACCGGTCGTCAGGCCGTTGCGGTCAAGCTCATCGATACGCTGGGTGGTGAAAAGGAAATTCGCAGCTATTTCGAGAGCCGCAAGGTCGCCAAGGATCTGCCCATCGTCGAATGGACGGCTCCGCCCAAGCGCTCGCCATTTTCACTCTTCAGTCTTGCGGGCATCGCAAAAATGCTCGGATATGACGAATTTCTGCCTTTCAACGTGCCTCGCCAGCTGGGTGCCGACAAGTTGTTTCTTGACGGTCTTGTTTCGGTTTGGCAGGTTGGGGAACGTTAA
- a CDS encoding dienelactone hydrolase family protein: MENSSDPTSETGTRAQTQGVMPDHLPVFSASLKQRLHFPLSWRPGEDDVCAWKATARAKLHALTQQQPDDTPFTPSTMASKDRGSYIAHKIAFNLTSDSRVQAFLLVPKGEGPFPAAIFYHDHGSQFDIGKEKLVEPWDDDARLTSAKAWTARFFSGRFPADELARRGYVVLVTDALGWGDRGPLTYDGQQALAANLFNMGSSLAGLMALEDTRAADFLSSLRQVDSTRVAAIGFSMGAFRAWQAAALSDTIKAVSAVNWMATAEGLMEPGNNHCRGGSAWHMTHPGLMQHMDYPDVASLCAPNPMLIFAGEQDTLFPLASVKTAFQKMSGVWDAWGAGHGFESKIWPGGHAFEAVQQDYAYDWLDRQFDLAKT, encoded by the coding sequence ATGGAGAACAGCAGCGACCCTACGTCTGAAACGGGTACTCGCGCCCAGACGCAGGGTGTAATGCCCGATCATCTGCCGGTCTTCTCCGCCTCGCTAAAGCAAAGACTTCATTTTCCTCTTAGCTGGCGACCCGGCGAAGACGATGTTTGCGCGTGGAAGGCCACGGCACGGGCCAAACTTCACGCGTTGACCCAGCAACAGCCAGACGATACCCCGTTCACACCGTCCACGATGGCCTCCAAGGATCGTGGCAGCTACATCGCACACAAGATCGCCTTCAACCTGACCTCTGACAGTCGGGTACAGGCCTTTCTGCTGGTGCCAAAGGGCGAAGGCCCGTTTCCAGCAGCGATTTTTTATCACGACCATGGATCGCAGTTCGATATCGGCAAGGAAAAGCTTGTGGAGCCCTGGGACGACGATGCCCGCCTGACATCCGCCAAGGCATGGACGGCAAGGTTCTTTTCCGGGCGCTTTCCGGCGGATGAACTTGCCCGCCGTGGTTATGTCGTGCTGGTGACCGATGCCCTGGGCTGGGGAGACCGCGGCCCCCTGACCTATGATGGCCAGCAGGCTCTTGCCGCCAATCTTTTCAACATGGGCAGTTCATTGGCGGGCTTGATGGCACTGGAGGATACGCGCGCTGCGGATTTTCTCAGTAGCCTCCGCCAAGTGGATAGCACCCGTGTCGCGGCTATCGGCTTTTCAATGGGTGCGTTCCGCGCCTGGCAGGCAGCAGCGCTGAGCGATACAATCAAGGCTGTGAGTGCGGTCAACTGGATGGCGACGGCTGAGGGCCTGATGGAACCCGGCAATAATCATTGTCGTGGAGGGTCAGCCTGGCACATGACCCATCCGGGGCTGATGCAGCATATGGACTACCCGGATGTGGCAAGCCTTTGCGCACCCAACCCGATGCTGATCTTCGCAGGCGAGCAAGACACGCTGTTTCCGCTCGCGTCCGTTAAAACGGCTTTTCAGAAAATGAGTGGGGTTTGGGACGCGTGGGGCGCTGGGCATGGTTTCGAGAGCAAAATCTGGCCCGGTGGCCATGCCTTCGAAGCTGTTCAGCAGGATTACGCCTATGACTGGCTGGATCGCCAGTTCGATCTAGCCAAGACATAA
- the hrcA gene encoding heat-inducible transcriptional repressor HrcA, translated as MGVSPPIGTEPGALLDDRSREIFRRIVEGYLENGEPLGSRSLSRLLPMSLSPASVRNVMSDLEQLGLIYSPHISAGRLPTQSGLRFFVDAFMQVADLPAEQRASIDRQIGPVSGREQSIEGLLTEASRMLSGMSRGAGLVLTTKSDAVLKHVEFIRLEPTKGLAILVGDNNQVENRIIELPAGITSSQLTEAANFINAHLSGQTLPELRNQLLRQKSELQSALSTLAQDLVERGLAVWSGDNEEGKLGRLIVRGRSNLLEGLAGEEDIDRVRLLFDDLERKDNLIEVLNLAETGSGVRIFIGSENKLFSLSGSSLIVAPYRDDENRVVGAVGVIGPTRLNYSRIVPMVDYTAQIMARLSSQRR; from the coding sequence ATGGGCGTTTCTCCTCCGATTGGAACAGAACCGGGTGCGCTGCTGGATGATCGCTCACGCGAGATTTTCCGGCGCATCGTCGAAGGCTATCTCGAAAATGGCGAGCCACTGGGCTCGCGCAGCCTTTCGCGCCTGCTGCCAATGTCTCTGTCTCCCGCCTCCGTTCGCAACGTCATGAGCGATCTGGAACAGCTTGGCCTGATCTATTCGCCGCATATCAGCGCCGGCCGCTTGCCGACGCAAAGCGGGCTTCGCTTCTTCGTAGACGCCTTTATGCAGGTGGCCGATCTGCCTGCCGAACAGCGCGCCAGCATCGACCGGCAGATCGGCCCGGTCTCAGGGCGCGAACAATCGATAGAGGGTCTTCTGACGGAAGCGAGCCGCATGCTCTCGGGCATGTCGCGGGGCGCCGGTTTGGTGCTGACGACCAAAAGCGACGCCGTTCTCAAGCACGTGGAATTCATTCGCCTGGAGCCGACCAAGGGTCTCGCCATTCTGGTCGGCGACAACAATCAGGTCGAGAACCGTATCATCGAACTGCCCGCCGGGATTACCTCGTCGCAATTGACGGAAGCGGCCAATTTTATCAACGCGCATCTTTCCGGGCAGACGCTGCCGGAACTGCGCAACCAGCTTCTGCGTCAGAAGTCTGAGCTGCAAAGCGCGCTGAGTACGCTCGCGCAGGATCTGGTGGAGCGCGGCCTGGCTGTCTGGTCGGGCGATAATGAAGAGGGTAAACTCGGGCGGCTCATCGTACGCGGACGCTCCAATCTTCTGGAAGGGCTGGCCGGCGAAGAAGACATCGACAGGGTGCGGCTGCTGTTCGATGATCTCGAGCGCAAGGACAATCTGATCGAGGTTCTCAATCTGGCCGAGACAGGGTCTGGCGTGCGGATTTTTATCGGATCGGAAAACAAGCTGTTTTCCCTGTCGGGCTCATCTCTGATCGTCGCGCCCTACAGGGATGATGAGAACCGGGTGGTGGGTGCGGTCGGCGTCATCGGTCCGACACGGCTCAACTACTCCCGTATCGTGCCGATGGTAGACTATACCGCCCAGATTATGGCCCGACTTTCCAGCCAAAGACGCTGA
- a CDS encoding LptA/OstA family protein codes for MMQISRPARYVNAAYFASAIALACLAGPAAAQNATSKMEGLKLSNDQPIAIESDQLEVRDQERKAYFTGNVKVVQGTTTLQAGKMTVLYKSNGEGAAANSSITSGGADIDKIFVDNSVYLTSGTQKATADKGEFDMAAQTFILSGKQVVLSQDTNVFTGCKLTVLMNTGEAKLESCGGPVRIMLDPKSQKKQ; via the coding sequence ATGATGCAGATTTCGCGCCCAGCCCGTTACGTCAATGCTGCCTATTTCGCTTCTGCCATCGCTCTGGCCTGTCTTGCAGGCCCTGCTGCGGCGCAAAATGCGACGAGCAAGATGGAGGGCCTGAAGCTTTCCAACGATCAGCCCATCGCCATCGAGAGCGACCAGCTCGAAGTGCGCGATCAAGAGCGCAAGGCTTATTTCACTGGAAATGTGAAGGTCGTGCAGGGAACGACGACGTTGCAGGCGGGCAAGATGACCGTGCTTTATAAAAGCAACGGCGAAGGCGCTGCTGCCAATTCATCGATCACCAGCGGCGGTGCGGATATCGACAAGATCTTCGTCGATAACTCTGTTTACCTGACATCGGGCACCCAGAAGGCGACAGCCGACAAGGGTGAATTCGACATGGCGGCGCAGACGTTCATTCTCTCGGGAAAACAGGTCGTTCTCTCGCAGGACACCAATGTCTTCACCGGCTGTAAGTTGACCGTCCTGATGAACACGGGTGAAGCAAAGCTCGAAAGCTGTGGCGGGCCTGTCCGCATCATGCTCGACCCCAAGTCCCAGAAAAAGCAGTAG
- the rpoN gene encoding RNA polymerase factor sigma-54 — protein sequence MALSASLLLRQSQSLVMTPQLMQSIQLLQMTHIELTQFIAQEVEKNPLLEIVANDSDLGSASASVEDSYAQAELTTDQFSESAHDPEEWYGDRASSLNEQLDTNFENVFPDDSAAPKADAPELIGQWKSMPGAESSEAYDLDDFVAGKPSLRDHIGQQLPFTVTSLQHRVIADALLDHLDETGYLAADAVNEIAERLGKDERDVNAVLTALQALDPPGIFARSLSECLSIQLAQKDRLDPAMKAFVSNLELLAKRDFVSLKRLCGVGEEDLLDMLAEIRSLNPRPGAGFETGISETIVPDIIVRPSSDGGWLIELNPETLPRVLVNQTYFAQVSKLKCREGEDGEFMSECMQTASWLTRSLDQRAKTIMKVASEIVRQQDAFLLHGVDHLRPLNLRQVADAIKMHESTVSRVTSRKYMLTPRGLFELKYFFSVSIGAVEGGDSHSAEAVRHRIRIMITQEAPDAVLSDDDIVEILKKNGVELARRTVAKYREAMNIPSSVQRRREKKAMAKVTAS from the coding sequence ATGGCCTTGTCCGCCAGTCTTTTGCTGCGTCAGAGCCAGTCTCTGGTCATGACCCCGCAACTGATGCAGTCGATCCAGCTGCTTCAGATGACCCATATCGAGCTGACACAATTCATCGCTCAGGAAGTTGAAAAAAATCCGCTGCTGGAAATTGTGGCAAACGATAGCGATTTGGGCAGCGCTTCTGCATCCGTCGAAGACAGCTATGCCCAGGCGGAACTCACCACAGACCAGTTCTCCGAAAGCGCTCACGATCCCGAAGAGTGGTACGGCGACCGCGCCAGCAGTCTCAACGAGCAGCTCGACACGAATTTCGAGAACGTCTTTCCAGATGATAGCGCAGCGCCAAAGGCGGATGCACCGGAGCTGATCGGCCAGTGGAAATCCATGCCGGGCGCCGAGTCTTCCGAGGCCTATGATCTCGACGATTTTGTTGCGGGCAAGCCCAGTCTGCGGGACCATATTGGTCAACAATTGCCCTTTACCGTCACCTCTCTTCAGCACCGGGTGATCGCGGATGCCCTGCTCGATCACTTGGATGAGACCGGCTATCTGGCTGCGGACGCCGTCAACGAGATTGCTGAGCGCCTTGGCAAAGACGAGCGTGACGTGAATGCCGTCCTCACCGCGCTACAGGCACTCGATCCACCCGGTATTTTTGCCCGCTCGCTCAGCGAATGCCTGTCCATCCAACTGGCACAGAAGGATCGCCTCGATCCGGCGATGAAAGCGTTCGTCAGCAATCTCGAGCTGTTGGCGAAACGTGACTTCGTCTCTCTGAAGCGGCTTTGCGGGGTGGGCGAAGAAGACCTCCTCGACATGCTCGCCGAAATCCGGTCGCTCAACCCCAGACCGGGCGCAGGCTTTGAGACCGGGATTTCGGAAACCATCGTGCCCGACATCATCGTCAGGCCGTCCTCCGACGGAGGTTGGCTGATAGAGCTCAACCCGGAAACCCTCCCCCGCGTCCTTGTCAACCAGACCTATTTTGCTCAGGTCTCCAAACTCAAATGCCGTGAGGGCGAGGATGGAGAATTTATGTCCGAGTGCATGCAGACCGCAAGCTGGCTGACCCGCAGTCTCGACCAGCGCGCCAAGACCATCATGAAGGTTGCAAGCGAAATCGTGCGGCAGCAGGACGCATTCCTGCTGCACGGTGTCGATCACCTGCGCCCACTCAACCTCAGACAGGTGGCCGACGCGATCAAGATGCACGAGTCCACCGTCAGCCGGGTCACGTCACGCAAATACATGCTTACGCCGCGCGGCCTGTTCGAACTCAAATATTTCTTCAGCGTTTCAATTGGGGCGGTTGAGGGCGGCGACAGCCATTCGGCTGAAGCCGTGCGGCACCGCATCAGGATCATGATCACGCAAGAAGCGCCAGATGCCGTACTTTCAGACGATGATATCGTCGAAATTCTGAAAAAAAACGGTGTCGAACTGGCGCGGCGAACGGTCGCAAAATATCGTGAAGCGATGAATATTCCGTCATCCGTACAGCGGCGTCGGGAGAAAAAAGCCATGGCAAAAGTTACCGCTTCGTAA
- the lptB gene encoding LPS export ABC transporter ATP-binding protein — MSKLFGAGSARALEADIAPGDKARYEGTLIAHGLTKTYNTRRVVNGVSLVVRRGEAVGLLGPNGAGKTTCFYMITGLVPVDSGKIAINGNDVTGMPMYRRSRLGVGYLPQEASIFRGLTVEDNIRAVLEVHERDEKKRNRKLDELLEEFHISQLRKSPAVALSGGERRRLEIARALATDPTFMLLDEPFAGVDPISVSDIQNLVRHLTARGIGVLITDHNVRETLGLIDRAYIIHAGEVLTHGRASEIVNNADVRRLYLGNNFSL, encoded by the coding sequence ATGTCAAAGCTGTTCGGCGCAGGCTCCGCACGCGCACTCGAGGCGGATATCGCTCCCGGTGACAAGGCGCGGTACGAGGGCACATTGATCGCCCACGGCCTGACCAAGACCTACAACACCCGCCGTGTCGTCAATGGTGTCTCGCTCGTCGTGCGTCGTGGTGAGGCCGTGGGCCTTCTAGGCCCCAACGGCGCTGGCAAGACCACATGTTTCTACATGATCACCGGCCTCGTTCCCGTCGATAGCGGCAAGATCGCCATCAACGGCAATGACGTGACCGGCATGCCGATGTATCGCCGCTCGCGGCTCGGCGTCGGATATCTTCCGCAGGAAGCATCGATCTTTCGTGGACTGACGGTCGAAGACAATATTCGTGCGGTTCTCGAAGTGCATGAGCGCGACGAGAAGAAGCGCAATCGCAAGCTTGATGAACTCCTGGAAGAGTTTCACATTTCGCAACTGCGCAAGTCGCCAGCGGTCGCGCTGTCTGGTGGTGAGCGTCGCCGTCTGGAAATCGCCCGTGCGCTGGCGACCGACCCGACCTTCATGCTGCTGGATGAACCCTTTGCAGGTGTTGACCCGATTTCGGTCAGCGACATCCAGAATCTGGTGCGTCACCTCACAGCCCGCGGCATCGGTGTTCTCATCACCGACCACAATGTTCGTGAAACACTGGGTCTGATCGACCGCGCCTATATCATCCATGCGGGGGAAGTATTGACCCATGGTCGCGCTTCGGAAATCGTCAACAATGCTGACGTCCGCCGCCTGTATCTCGGCAATAATTTCAGCCTGTAA
- the rdgB gene encoding RdgB/HAM1 family non-canonical purine NTP pyrophosphatase, translating to MRKLDTRTIVVASHNKGKITEIADLIGPLGFSAKSAAELNFAEPDETGTTFEENAAIKALASAQASGLPSLSDDSGLVIDALDGNPGVYTANWAETADGTRDFAMAMQKVEDALQERGATEPSARTCRFVSVLCLAWPDGHTEFFRGEIEGTVAWPPRGASGFGYDPIFQPEGHETTFGEMTAEEKHGWKPGDAQALSHRARAFKTFVETCLDA from the coding sequence ATGCGCAAACTCGACACCAGAACCATCGTCGTTGCCAGCCACAACAAGGGTAAGATTACTGAAATCGCCGATCTCATCGGCCCTCTCGGTTTTTCCGCCAAGTCGGCTGCGGAGCTGAATTTCGCAGAACCCGACGAGACCGGCACGACATTCGAGGAAAACGCCGCCATCAAGGCGCTGGCGTCTGCGCAAGCGTCCGGTTTGCCATCGCTGTCCGATGATAGCGGTCTGGTGATCGATGCGCTCGACGGCAATCCCGGCGTCTACACCGCCAATTGGGCGGAAACGGCTGACGGTACCCGCGATTTCGCCATGGCAATGCAGAAGGTGGAGGATGCGTTGCAGGAGCGCGGCGCGACGGAGCCTTCCGCCCGCACCTGCCGCTTTGTCAGCGTGCTGTGCCTCGCATGGCCCGATGGCCATACCGAATTCTTCCGCGGCGAGATCGAAGGGACCGTTGCATGGCCACCGCGTGGTGCCAGCGGCTTCGGTTACGACCCAATCTTCCAGCCGGAAGGACACGAGACGACCTTCGGCGAGATGACAGCCGAGGAAAAGCATGGCTGGAAGCCCGGTGACGCACAGGCGCTCTCC